One genomic window of Numida meleagris isolate 19003 breed g44 Domestic line chromosome 1, NumMel1.0, whole genome shotgun sequence includes the following:
- the FGFR1OP2 gene encoding FGFR1 oncogene partner 2, with the protein MKMSCTIEKALADAKALVERLREHDNAAEALIEQTTALNKRVEAMKQYQEEIQELNEVARHRPRSTLVMGIQQENRQIRELQQENKELRTSLEEHQSALELIMSKYREQMFRLLMASKKDDPSIIMKLKEQHSKELQVHVDQITEMAAVMRKAIEIDDKHGCKEQERIIQLEQENKGLREILQITRESFLNLKKEDASESTSLSGLVTSSDLSLRKS; encoded by the exons ATGA AAATGAGTTGCACAATTGAGAAAGCCTTAGCAGATGCTAAAGCGCTGGTGGAACGGCTACGGGAACACGACAACGCTGCAGAAGCTCTTATTGAACAGACTACAGCTCTTAATAAACGGGTTGAAGCAATGAAGCAG TACCAAGAGGAAATTCAGGAGCTCAATGAAGTAGCAAGACATCGTCCTCGGTCTACTTTAGTGATGGGTATCCAACAGGAAAACAGGCAGATCAGGGAATTACAACAGGAGAATAAAG AACTACGCACATCTCTTGAAGAACATCAGTCTGCTTTGGAACTCATCATGAGCAAGTACAGAGAACAGATGTTCAGGTTGCTTATGGCAAGCAAAAAGGATGATCCAAGtataataatgaaattaaaagagcAACATTCCAAG GAACTACAAGTGCATGTGGACCAAATTACAGAAATGGCAGCAGTAATGAGGAAAGCCATTGAAATTGATGACAAGCACGGCTGTAAAGAGCAGGAACGTATCATTCAGCTTGAA caagaaaacaaaggctTGAGAGAAATTCTTCAGATAACCAGAGAATCATTCCTGAACCTTAAGAAAGAAGATGCATCAGAGAGCACTTCCCTTTCAGGATTAGTAACTAGCAGTGATTTGAGCCTGAGGAAGAGCTAA